The following coding sequences lie in one Caproicibacterium argilliputei genomic window:
- a CDS encoding BMP family lipoprotein, which produces MKKLLAAVLAGTMAVTMGACGGAGTTSSTAAGSGSAAADSTASSQADAAGTASNTTSVDGKGYKIRMVTDTGGVNDQSFNQSSWEGLQNLQKATGADVNYIESKQESDYATNLDKAADDDAKLIWGIGFAMAESIGNAAKQNPDINYAIVDNAYDAKTMPSNVAGVMFRAQEPSFVVGYIAGKTTKTNKVGFVGGITSNIIDQFEYGYKAGVAYAAKELNKKITVDAQYAESFSDSSKGKAIANSMFSSGCDIVFHAAGGVGVGVIAAAKDAGKYAIGVDRDQAYLAPKNVLTSALKLVHAAVEDVSKKAMSGEKIGGKTYTYGLTEDAVGIPEKHDLMGDDTYQAALKVEQDIKSGKITPPATKDEFTKYTASLK; this is translated from the coding sequence ATGAAAAAACTACTGGCAGCTGTTCTGGCCGGCACCATGGCGGTTACAATGGGTGCCTGCGGCGGGGCCGGAACCACTTCCAGCACAGCGGCAGGCTCCGGCAGCGCCGCTGCGGACAGCACCGCTTCGTCACAGGCCGACGCGGCCGGCACTGCCAGCAACACCACATCTGTTGACGGAAAAGGTTACAAAATCCGCATGGTCACCGACACCGGCGGTGTGAACGACCAGTCTTTCAACCAGTCTTCCTGGGAAGGCCTGCAGAACCTGCAGAAGGCGACCGGCGCGGACGTCAACTACATTGAGTCTAAGCAGGAATCCGACTACGCAACCAACCTTGACAAAGCCGCTGATGACGATGCCAAGCTCATCTGGGGCATTGGCTTCGCCATGGCGGAATCCATCGGCAACGCCGCCAAGCAGAATCCCGACATCAATTACGCTATTGTGGACAATGCCTATGACGCCAAAACCATGCCCAGCAATGTGGCAGGCGTGATGTTCCGCGCACAGGAGCCGTCCTTTGTTGTCGGCTATATTGCGGGCAAAACCACAAAAACCAACAAAGTTGGCTTTGTCGGCGGCATTACCAGCAACATCATCGACCAGTTTGAGTATGGCTACAAGGCCGGTGTCGCTTATGCTGCTAAAGAGCTGAACAAGAAGATTACCGTGGACGCACAGTACGCGGAAAGCTTCTCGGACTCCTCCAAGGGCAAGGCGATTGCAAACAGTATGTTCTCCAGCGGATGTGACATTGTCTTCCACGCGGCGGGCGGTGTCGGCGTCGGTGTCATCGCGGCAGCCAAGGACGCAGGTAAGTACGCCATCGGCGTTGACCGCGACCAGGCATACCTTGCGCCGAAAAACGTTCTGACCTCTGCACTGAAGCTGGTGCACGCGGCGGTTGAGGATGTTTCCAAGAAAGCCATGAGCGGCGAAAAAATCGGTGGCAAAACCTACACCTATGGCTTGACAGAAGATGCAGTCGGCATTCCGGAAAAGCATGACTTGATGGGAGACGACACGTACCAGGCGGCGCTGAAGGTGGAGCAGGACATTAAGAGCGGCAAGATTACACCGCCGGCCACCAAAGACGAGTTCACAAAGTACACCGCTTCCCTGAAGTAA